One genomic window of Calonectris borealis chromosome 27, bCalBor7.hap1.2, whole genome shotgun sequence includes the following:
- the SNRNP27 gene encoding U4/U6.U5 small nuclear ribonucleoprotein 27 kDa protein, which yields MGRSRSRSPPRRERRRSRSTSRERERRRRERSRSRDRDRRRSRSRSPHRRRSRSPRRHRSSSSSPPRLKERRDEEKKEIKDSKGKERQITEEDLQGKTEEEIEMMKTMGFASFDTTKGKKVDGAANAYAINVSQKRKYRQYMNRKGGFNRPLDFIA from the exons ATGGGCCGCAGCCGCTCCCGGTCGCCGCCGCGGCGCG AGCGCAGGCGTTCGCGGTCCACCTCacgggagagggagaggagacgAAGGGAGCGATCCCGGTCccgggacagggacaggaggaggagCCGTTCCCGCTCCCCGCACAGGAGACGATCCAG GTCACCGAGACGGCATCGAtccagctcctcctccccgccgcggctGAAGGAAAGGCgggatgaagaaaagaaagagataaaagacTCCAAAGGCAAAGAGCGTCAGATCACGG AGGAAGATTTGCAGGGCAAGACGGAAGAGGAAATTGAGATGATGAAGACGATGGGCTTCGCCTCTTTCGACACGACGAAA gGGAAGAAGGTGGACGGCGCCGCCAACGCGTACGCCATCAACGTGTCCCAGAAGAGGAAGTACAG GCAGTACATGAACAGGAAAGGAGGATTCAACCGACCCCTGGATTTCATCGCCTGA